In Desulfomonile tiedjei DSM 6799, a genomic segment contains:
- a CDS encoding PAS domain-containing protein has product MPDQTRDQLLTQLENMRRRVAELETALKNLASSCQEALNPPPQRREKGKIVDFRWFSERAAQLKAYESHDLSDLSMEDVERLLRELQVSQVEVKMQNEELRRVHEQLIESRDKYSSLYDAAPVGYFTLNKEGFVLEANLTAAILLGTTKAGLVHKPFSSFVSKDSYNAYYWHLERVFRTRSKQSCEIPLVRVDGSTFYARFESVASQNPDITPTYCQTVISDTTDLKKAQQDLLESEELHRITLSSISDTVFISDDSGGFTYICPNVHVIFGYTQEEVQEFKNVAHVLGPNLFDPARLDRCEEIPNIERTVKDKAGREHVLLINVKRVSIKGGTTLFSCRDITERKHAELALQQSLEKTQNEGKVI; this is encoded by the coding sequence ATGCCTGATCAGACAAGGGATCAGCTTCTGACGCAACTCGAGAACATGCGCAGGCGCGTCGCGGAATTGGAAACCGCTCTCAAGAATTTGGCTTCGAGTTGCCAAGAAGCACTGAATCCTCCGCCTCAGAGACGTGAAAAGGGCAAGATCGTCGATTTCCGATGGTTCTCCGAAAGGGCCGCTCAGCTCAAGGCATATGAGTCCCACGATCTTTCAGACCTATCGATGGAAGATGTGGAACGCTTGCTCCGAGAGCTGCAAGTGTCACAGGTTGAAGTGAAAATGCAGAATGAAGAGCTTCGCCGCGTTCACGAACAGCTCATTGAGTCGCGCGACAAATATTCATCATTGTACGATGCTGCTCCTGTGGGCTATTTCACCTTGAACAAAGAAGGCTTTGTGCTGGAAGCCAATCTCACTGCCGCAATTCTTCTTGGAACCACCAAAGCAGGACTTGTGCACAAACCATTTTCGTCTTTTGTTTCCAAAGATTCATATAATGCATACTACTGGCACTTGGAACGTGTCTTCAGAACCCGGTCGAAACAGAGCTGCGAAATACCGCTGGTCAGAGTGGATGGATCTACATTTTACGCCAGATTTGAAAGTGTGGCCTCCCAAAATCCTGACATCACTCCGACGTACTGTCAGACTGTCATAAGCGACACCACCGATTTGAAAAAGGCTCAACAGGACCTTCTCGAATCTGAAGAGCTGCATCGAATAACTCTTTCCAGCATATCGGATACTGTTTTCATCAGTGATGATTCGGGTGGGTTCACCTACATATGTCCGAACGTTCATGTCATCTTCGGCTATACACAGGAAGAGGTGCAGGAATTCAAAAATGTCGCGCATGTTCTTGGGCCGAATCTGTTCGATCCTGCTCGATTGGACAGATGCGAGGAAATCCCCAATATCGAACGGACGGTCAAGGACAAAGCCGGTCGGGAGCATGTATTGCTGATTAATGTGAAACGAGTCTCCATAAAAGGAGGGACAACTCTTTTCAGTTGCAGAGACATTACCGAACGGAAGCACGCGGAACTTGCCCTGCAACAATCCCTGGAAAAAACGCAGAATGAAGGGAAAGTAATCTGA